A window from Drosophila yakuba strain Tai18E2 chromosome 3L, Prin_Dyak_Tai18E2_2.1, whole genome shotgun sequence encodes these proteins:
- the LOC6532374 gene encoding protein rhomboid yields MENPTQNVNETKVDLGQEKEAAQEEEVEHSTAAKETIIDIPAACPSSSNSSSYDTDCSTASSTCCTRQGEHIYMQREAIPATPLPEAEDLSLLKYVHRQHWPWFILVISIIEIAIFAYDRYTMPAQNFGLPVPIPSDSVLVYRPDRRLQVWRFFSYMFLHANWFHLGFNIVIQLFFGIPLEVMHGTARIGVIYMAGVFAGSLGTSVVDSEVFLVGASGGVYALLAAHLANITLNYAHMKSASTQLGSVVIFVSCDLGYALYTQYFDGSAFAKGPQVSYIAHLTGALAGLTIGFLVLKNFGHREYEQLIWWLALGVYCAFTVFAIVFNLINTVTAQLMEEQGEEITQHLLHDLGVS; encoded by the exons ATGGAGAACCCAACACAGAATGTAAACGAAACCAAGGTGGATTTGGGCCAGGAGAAGGAGGCggcgcaggaggaggaggtggagcaTTCCACCGCCGCCAAGGAGACCATCATTGACATTCCCGCCGCGTGCCCCAGTTCCTCCAACTCCTCGTCCTACGACACCGATTGCAGCACGGCAAGCAGCACCTGCTGCACCCGCCAGGGCGAGCACATCTACATGCAGCGGGAGGCCAtcccggccacgccccttccGGAGGCGGAGGATCTGAGCCTGCTGAAGTACGTCCACCGCCAGCACTGGCCGTGGTTCATCCTAGTGATCTCCATCATTGAG ATTGCCATCTTCGCCTACGACCGCTACACAATGCCCGCCCAGAACTTCGGGCTCCCCGTTCCGATTCCGTCGGATTCGGTGCTGGTCTATCGTCCGGACAGGCGGCTTCAGGTGTGGCGCTTCTTCAGCTACATGTTTCTGCACGCCAACTGGTTCCACCTGGGCTTCAACATCGTCATCCAGCTGTTCTTCGGCATTCCCCTGGAGGTAATGCACGGCACGGCCAGGATCGGTGTGATCTACATGGCGGGCGTTTTCGCCGGATCCCTCGGCACCAGTGTCGTCGACTCGGAGGTCTTCCTGGTGGGCGCCAGCGGTGGCGTCTATGCCCTCTTGGCCGCTCATCTGGCCAACATCACACTGAACTATGCGCACATGAAGAGCGCATCCACGCAGCTCGGATCAGTTGTCATCTTTG TCTCCTGCGACCTGGGCTATGCTCTCTACACCCAATACTTTGATGGCAGCGCCTTCGCCAAGGGTCCCCAGGTGTCGTACATTGCCCACCTGACGGGAGCCCTGGCCGGACTCACGATCGGGTTCCTGGTGCTGAAGAACTTCGGTCACCGCGAGTACGAGCAGCTCATCTGGTGGCTGGCCTTGGGTGTCTACTGTGCCTTCACCGTCTTCGCCATTGTGTTCAACCTGATCAACACGGTGACCGCCCAGTTGATGGAGGAGCAGGGCGAGGAGATCACCCAGCATCTGCTGCACGACCTGGGAGTGTCCTAA
- the LOC6532375 gene encoding N-alpha-acetyltransferase 30 yields MGDAVSEAVLIQKDSDPKASQEEMGLVKKNLALSSEKIDTSVQEPRDNPKSEGISFCVFQDESQLKVLMSLIDKELSEPYSIYTYRYFVYNWPDLCFFALDGDRYVGVIVCKLEATREGLLQGYIAMLAVDVEYRKRGIGKALSEMAIEAMAMKDAAMIVLETELSNKPALALYQSLGFIRERRFLRYYMNGVDAFHLKLMLHDHGALSLNED; encoded by the coding sequence ATGGGGGATGCTGTATCAGAAGCAGTTCTTATTCAAAAGGATTCTGATCCCAAAGCCTCCCAAGAGGAAATGGGTCTGGTGAAGAAAAACCTTGCACTTTCCTCGGAGAAGATTGATACATCCGTTCAAGAACCCAGGGATAACCCAAAGTCAGAAGGGATATCTTTCTGTGTCTTCCAAGACGAGTCACAGCTGAAGGTGCTCATGAGCCTGATCGACAAGGAGCTTTCCGAGCCGTACTCCATTTACACCTATCGCTACTTTGTGTACAACTGGCCAGACCTCTGCTTCTTCGCCCTGGATGGAGATCGCTACGTGGGCGTGATAGTGTGCAAGTTGGAAGCGACGAGAGAAGGACTTCTGCAGGGCTATATCGCCATGTTGGCGGTGGATGTGGAGTACAGGAAGCGGGGTATCGGAAAGGCGCTCTCGGAAATGGCGATTGAAGCCATGGCGATGAAAGACGCAGCCATGATTGTCCTGGAAACGGAGCTGAGCAACAAACCTGCATTGGCCCTCTATCAGAGTCTGGGATTTATACGGGAACGGCGTTTTTTGCGCTACTACATGAATGGCGTGGATGCCTTTCATCTGAAGCTAATGCTCCACGATCACGGCGCCTTGTCCTTGAACGAGGATTAG